A segment of the Bacillus sp. es.034 genome:
GCTTGGATGACCTGACGTTGTCTGGCTTGTCGTCCGAAGTCTCCACGTGGATCCTGTTTTCTCATACGGGCATAAGCAAGGGCTTTTTCACCACTTAACGAAAGCTGCCCTTCATTAAATGTGTACCCACCGGAAGAGAACGTGAAATCATTGTTGACGGTGACTCCTCCAACTGCATTCACGATATCTTTAAAACCCTCCATATTGATCTTTGCATAATAATCAATAGGAATATCTAAAAACTCTTCAACCGTATCCATAGACATTTCCACTCCGCCGAAGGCATAAGCGTGATTAATTTTATCCCGCGTCCCTCTGCCAACGATATCCACAAGAGTATCACGGGGGATACTCAACATCTTAGTCGTTTTCTCATGGGGATTGACCGTTACGACAATCATCGTGTCGGACCGCCCTTTGTCTCCGGCACGTTCATCGACACCCAGTAACAATACTGAAAATGGGTGCTTCTTATCAAATTTGACTTCTTCCGTACGTTTATCCGATTTCGGTCGATCGATCTCTTCGTTCATCGTTTCAGCCGTTTTACTTAATGAATGATAAATGGAGTAGGCATATCCGGCACCTGCTATTAGAAGGAGGAGGAAGATGATGCCAACCACTTTCGGCCACTTGCGTTTTTTATGATGTCTATCCGCTCTCAAATTGTTTCCCACCTAAAAAAATGATTTTCACACATAAGAAAAATATACTAGAAAATCGTCGAAAAAGAAATACATTAGTAAAATTTTGTCTGACTATGGAAATGTATAAAGAAAATCCCAATAAATTTAAGGATTTACCTGGAGTAGATGGATTATTTTGGTACAATGACAGTAGACAACCGGAGGGAGAGGGTACTTTGATAAAAAAAGTAGGAAT
Coding sequences within it:
- a CDS encoding LytR family transcriptional regulator, encoding MRADRHHKKRKWPKVVGIIFLLLLIAGAGYAYSIYHSLSKTAETMNEEIDRPKSDKRTEEVKFDKKHPFSVLLLGVDERAGDKGRSDTMIVVTVNPHEKTTKMLSIPRDTLVDIVGRGTRDKINHAYAFGGVEMSMDTVEEFLDIPIDYYAKINMEGFKDIVNAVGGVTVNNDFTFSSGGYTFNEGQLSLSGEKALAYARMRKQDPRGDFGRQARQRQVIQAVIKEGASVSSLWNYGDIFGAIGNNVKTNLSLDEMVDIQKNYKSATKDITQSQISGSGQMISNGTQDIYYYVVPEEERQKVQSDLKDHLDLNE